A single Symbiobacterium thermophilum IAM 14863 DNA region contains:
- the ltrA gene encoding group II intron reverse transcriptase/maturase, translating into MLAALKRVERNGGAPGEDGVPTERLRDQIRSEWERIREELLRGTYRPQPVRRVEIPKPGGGKRMLGIPTVMDRLIQQALLQVLTPIFDPTFSESSYGFRPGRRGHDAVRKARQYVEEGYDWVVDMDLEKFFDRVNHDVLMARVARRVTDKRVLRLIRRYLQAGVMLNGVVVATEEGTPQGGPLSPLLANILLDDLDKELERRGHHFVRYADDCNIYVRSKRAGERVYRSVRHFLQERLRLKVNEEKSAVDRPWKRQFLGFSFYKHRGVRIRLAPKSLKRVKDKLRTLTDRNRSQSMEDRIRRLNAYLRGWVGYYALSDARSAFERLEGWLKRRLRACVWKQWKRVRTRFRELRALGLPEWVVHQLANSRKGPWRMAGGPLNSALGDAYWRAQGLISLTECYEATRQSWRTAGCGPACPVV; encoded by the coding sequence ATGCTGGCCGCCCTGAAACGGGTGGAGCGGAACGGAGGCGCCCCAGGCGAGGACGGTGTCCCCACCGAACGGCTGCGGGACCAGATCCGCTCGGAGTGGGAGCGCATCCGTGAGGAACTGCTCCGGGGGACCTACAGACCGCAGCCAGTCCGCCGGGTCGAAATCCCGAAACCGGGCGGCGGCAAGCGGATGTTGGGTATTCCCACCGTGATGGACCGCCTGATCCAGCAGGCACTCCTGCAAGTACTGACGCCGATCTTTGACCCGACATTCTCCGAATCCAGCTACGGCTTTCGGCCGGGGCGGCGGGGTCATGATGCGGTCAGGAAGGCACGTCAGTACGTGGAGGAAGGGTACGACTGGGTCGTGGACATGGACCTGGAGAAGTTCTTCGACCGGGTCAACCACGACGTGCTGATGGCCCGCGTGGCGCGGCGGGTAACGGATAAGCGTGTGCTGCGGCTGATCCGGCGGTACTTACAGGCCGGGGTCATGCTGAACGGGGTAGTCGTGGCGACGGAGGAAGGGACGCCGCAGGGCGGTCCGCTGAGTCCGCTGCTGGCGAACATCCTGCTGGATGACCTCGACAAGGAGCTGGAGCGCCGTGGCCACCACTTTGTCCGGTACGCCGATGACTGCAACATCTACGTCCGCAGCAAGCGGGCGGGAGAACGGGTCTACAGGAGCGTGCGCCACTTCCTGCAGGAGCGGTTACGGCTGAAGGTCAACGAGGAGAAGAGCGCAGTGGACCGGCCGTGGAAGCGGCAGTTCCTCGGGTTTAGCTTCTACAAGCACCGGGGAGTGCGCATCCGGCTGGCCCCGAAGAGCCTGAAGCGCGTGAAGGACAAGCTCCGCACGCTGACGGACCGCAACCGCAGCCAGAGCATGGAGGACCGAATCCGGCGCCTGAATGCTTACTTGCGGGGCTGGGTTGGGTACTATGCGCTCTCCGATGCCAGGTCAGCCTTTGAAAGACTCGAAGGATGGCTGAAGCGTCGGCTGCGAGCATGCGTATGGAAGCAGTGGAAGCGTGTACGCACGCGCTTTCGGGAGTTGCGCGCCCTCGGTTTGCCCGAATGGGTAGTCCACCAACTCGCCAACAGCCGCAAAGGCCCGTGGCGGATGGCAGGTGGCCCACTAAACAGCGCCCTGGGCGACGCCTACTGGCGTGCCCAGGGGCTGATAAGCCTGACCGAATGTTATGAAGCGACTCGTCAATCCTGGCGAACCGCCGGATGCGGACCCGCATGTCCGGTGGTGTGA
- a CDS encoding helix-turn-helix domain-containing protein, which translates to MTVHFLPSQVKVPRHILLHDQLTPAAKVLWAGLQLRPKNQEHLAQLCGLSQASIKPGQTQLERFSLLNPGPFPRADWAFLPVDLLRTKPVHPQAKITYAAIQLLPTFADGVAEATTEQLTQLTGRHPATVRRALRSLVDAGWLQVRRSGRTNVLQILVLNPQLEAQKSMIAQINRRLERAPYLGEAIMREWLTLTVDRDNFEDDASPGFLVNPYTGEELKIDRLYPPDVGFEFNGPQHYGPTDLYPNEEQARRQMGRDLIKQAICTQRGILLVTIHAEDLSLEGMLKRLPDRLPLRSLDHKELVIAHLQSVSRAYRQKVPLPPPVPKQACPPGYATGGNAQQYASR; encoded by the coding sequence GTGACGGTCCATTTCCTCCCCAGCCAGGTAAAGGTGCCGCGCCACATCCTCCTGCACGACCAGTTGACTCCGGCGGCGAAAGTCCTGTGGGCAGGGCTTCAGCTGCGCCCCAAGAACCAAGAACACCTCGCGCAACTCTGCGGCCTCTCCCAGGCCAGCATTAAACCGGGGCAAACCCAACTCGAACGGTTCTCCCTGCTCAACCCCGGCCCGTTCCCCAGGGCCGACTGGGCGTTCCTCCCGGTTGACCTTCTCCGCACCAAGCCCGTCCATCCTCAGGCGAAGATCACTTACGCGGCCATCCAGCTGCTGCCCACGTTTGCAGACGGCGTCGCCGAGGCGACCACTGAACAGCTGACGCAACTGACCGGCCGGCATCCGGCAACCGTGCGGAGGGCGCTGCGAAGCCTCGTCGACGCGGGTTGGCTCCAAGTTCGCCGATCCGGGAGAACGAACGTTCTACAGATCCTGGTTCTCAACCCCCAACTCGAAGCCCAGAAGAGCATGATCGCCCAGATCAACCGCAGGCTGGAAAGGGCGCCCTACCTGGGTGAAGCGATCATGCGCGAGTGGCTCACCTTGACGGTCGACCGGGACAACTTCGAGGACGACGCTTCACCCGGCTTTCTCGTCAACCCCTACACCGGCGAGGAGTTGAAGATCGACCGCCTCTACCCGCCGGACGTGGGGTTCGAGTTCAACGGCCCTCAGCACTACGGCCCGACGGACCTCTATCCCAACGAAGAGCAGGCGCGCAGGCAGATGGGGCGCGACCTCATCAAGCAGGCCATCTGCACGCAACGGGGGATTCTCCTGGTGACCATTCACGCCGAGGACCTCTCGCTGGAAGGCATGCTGAAACGGCTCCCGGACCGGCTGCCGCTGCGCAGCCTCGACCACAAGGAGCTCGTCATCGCCCATCTGCAGTCCGTCAGCAGGGCGTACCGGCAGAAGGTCCCGCTCCCTCCACCTGTGCCCAAACAGGCGTGCCCACCCGGGTACGCGACGGGCGGGAACGCGCAACAGTACGCGTCCCGGTAA
- a CDS encoding response regulator, protein MIRLLIVDDHKMVREGLKIYLSTEPDIVVVGEAENGEEAARLTAELKPDVILMDLIMPRVDGIEGTKRCLEAHPGVRVIVLTSMPDDELVVPAIRAGALSYVLKDIAADELAETIRKAVSGQPTLHPVAAQRMMQELTAPPKASAGVEEITPRELEVLKLIAQGLSNKEIGERLFIGERTVKTHVSHLLEKLQLQDRTQLAIYALQNKLV, encoded by the coding sequence GTGATTCGGCTGTTGATCGTGGATGACCACAAGATGGTGCGGGAAGGGCTGAAGATCTACCTCTCCACCGAGCCGGACATCGTGGTGGTGGGGGAGGCGGAGAACGGCGAAGAGGCCGCGCGGCTGACGGCGGAGCTGAAGCCGGACGTGATCCTGATGGACCTGATCATGCCCCGGGTGGACGGCATCGAGGGGACGAAGCGGTGTCTGGAGGCCCATCCGGGCGTGCGGGTGATCGTCCTGACGTCGATGCCCGACGACGAGCTGGTCGTCCCGGCGATCCGGGCGGGCGCCCTCTCCTACGTGCTGAAGGACATTGCGGCCGATGAGCTGGCGGAGACCATCCGGAAGGCCGTTTCGGGCCAGCCTACGCTGCACCCGGTCGCCGCCCAGCGGATGATGCAGGAGCTCACCGCACCGCCCAAGGCCTCGGCGGGGGTGGAGGAGATCACGCCCCGGGAGCTGGAGGTCCTGAAGCTGATCGCCCAGGGGCTCTCCAACAAGGAGATCGGGGAGCGGCTCTTCATCGGGGAGCGGACGGTGAAGACGCACGTTTCGCACCTGCTGGAGAAGCTGCAGCTCCAGGACCGGACGCAGCTGGCGATTTACGCGCTGCAGAACAAGTTGGTGTAG
- a CDS encoding HAMP domain-containing sensor histidine kinase yields MEERRTLGLQWQLVAVTAAAGLLASGLAVFGVWVALQQGFGWNEALVAGVAAGVAGGLAAAAWSFQLARGIKRRLWNAGDLAARIRRGDLSARLPVSDADEIGELEMQLNEMAAYLEQAVGQLSRLAEQNRLLAEEAGRGAALEERARIARDLHDTVNQQLFVLSLRAAAVRKRVGAASGAAAGGDGAGVEPQLVTELANLEELARTAHSQIRELILQLRPTTLEQHGLGPALAEYVKTVAERENWAVENEIDQALRLRGAEGEALFRVAQEALNNVAKHARASRIRVVLERAGEGEIRLLVADDGVGFDRRAGIRPTAVGLAGMHERMAALGGSIQVRSAPGEGTEVLAVLPPSPPRDEGGGP; encoded by the coding sequence ATGGAAGAACGACGCACGCTGGGGCTGCAGTGGCAGCTGGTGGCGGTTACCGCCGCGGCCGGCCTGCTGGCCAGCGGTCTGGCGGTCTTCGGCGTCTGGGTCGCCCTCCAGCAGGGCTTTGGATGGAACGAGGCGCTGGTGGCTGGCGTCGCCGCCGGCGTCGCGGGCGGGCTCGCCGCCGCCGCATGGAGCTTCCAGCTGGCCAGGGGCATCAAGCGTCGGCTGTGGAACGCCGGGGACCTCGCCGCACGCATCCGCCGGGGCGATCTCTCGGCCCGGCTGCCGGTGAGTGACGCCGACGAGATCGGGGAGCTGGAGATGCAGCTCAACGAGATGGCCGCCTACCTGGAGCAAGCGGTGGGCCAGCTCTCCCGGCTGGCGGAGCAGAACCGGCTGCTGGCCGAGGAGGCGGGGCGGGGCGCCGCCCTGGAGGAACGGGCCCGCATCGCACGGGACCTGCACGACACGGTGAACCAGCAGCTCTTCGTGCTCTCGCTCCGGGCCGCGGCGGTCCGGAAGCGGGTCGGCGCCGCGAGCGGTGCCGCAGCCGGCGGGGATGGCGCCGGGGTTGAACCGCAGCTCGTGACGGAGCTGGCCAACCTGGAGGAATTGGCCCGCACGGCCCACAGCCAGATCCGGGAGCTGATCCTGCAGCTCCGTCCGACGACGCTGGAGCAGCACGGCCTGGGGCCGGCGCTGGCGGAGTACGTGAAGACGGTGGCGGAGCGGGAGAACTGGGCCGTCGAGAACGAGATCGACCAGGCCCTGCGGCTCCGGGGCGCTGAGGGCGAGGCGCTCTTCCGGGTGGCGCAGGAGGCCCTGAACAACGTCGCCAAGCACGCCCGGGCGAGTCGGATCCGGGTCGTGCTGGAACGGGCGGGCGAGGGCGAGATCCGGTTGCTCGTGGCCGACGACGGCGTCGGATTCGACCGCCGGGCCGGCATCCGGCCAACGGCCGTGGGCCTGGCGGGGATGCACGAGCGCATGGCCGCCCTCGGCGGGAGCATTCAGGTGCGCAGCGCCCCCGGGGAAGGCACCGAGGTGCTGGCGGTCCTGCCGCCTTCGCCGCCGAGGGACGAGGGCGGCGGTCCATAG
- a CDS encoding cell wall-active antibiotics response protein, which yields MRRNTIGLLLVIVGALYLLQTMGWIRGISFGAAALLLIGLSIAGSGLRRSRPRVFTLGVGLWIAAIGLFNILAQAGVTTITGGDVLRMGWPLLLIALGISMLFGRGVGVYVFTTPRSSGQSSRSGSYKPVRSGTHFVSDLKMGNEPWVLEEDLHLQTFVGDLRLDLTTAAISPGVHRIEIAKFVGDTKVRVPDNVSVRARAEATITGSLDVLGEERDGVGAVSLEREEIVPGADAELIIDVHVGVGDITIERVPTTQFRVF from the coding sequence GTGCGCCGGAATACGATCGGACTGCTGTTGGTCATCGTCGGTGCGCTCTATTTGCTGCAGACCATGGGGTGGATTCGCGGCATCTCGTTCGGGGCGGCCGCCCTCCTCCTGATCGGGCTGTCGATCGCCGGCAGCGGGCTGCGCCGGAGCCGTCCGAGGGTGTTCACCCTGGGTGTGGGCCTCTGGATCGCCGCCATCGGCCTGTTCAACATCCTGGCTCAGGCCGGCGTCACCACCATCACGGGCGGGGACGTCCTCCGCATGGGATGGCCGCTCCTGCTCATCGCCCTGGGCATCTCGATGCTGTTCGGCCGGGGGGTGGGCGTCTACGTGTTCACCACGCCGCGCTCGTCCGGCCAGTCCTCCCGGTCCGGCAGCTACAAGCCCGTCCGGTCCGGCACCCACTTCGTTTCGGACCTGAAGATGGGCAACGAGCCCTGGGTGCTGGAGGAGGATCTGCACCTGCAGACCTTCGTCGGCGACCTCCGGCTCGATCTGACCACGGCCGCCATCTCCCCCGGGGTGCACCGAATCGAGATCGCCAAGTTCGTCGGCGACACGAAGGTGCGGGTGCCCGACAACGTCTCAGTGCGGGCCCGGGCGGAAGCGACGATCACCGGGAGCCTGGACGTCCTGGGCGAGGAGCGCGACGGGGTCGGCGCGGTGTCGCTGGAGCGGGAGGAGATCGTGCCGGGCGCGGATGCGGAACTGATCATCGACGTGCACGTCGGGGTCGGCGACATCACCATCGAGCGGGTGCCGACCACCCAGTTCCGGGTGTTCTGA
- a CDS encoding UDP-N-acetylmuramoyl-L-alanyl-D-glutamate--2,6-diaminopimelate ligase, producing MKLVDLLSALDPVQVLEAPDVTVTGIAADSRAVRPGDLFVCIPGAHVDAHQFIPDALRRGAVAVVTQRPWAVPTGIGAAVVPDARLALSALADRFYGHPSRALRMVGVTGTNGKTTTAFLVEAIARTAGKAMGVIGTAGMMLGREVLEGKSGYTTPEPQTIHRLLAAMLQRGAWGAVMEVSSHALEQRRTDHCRFDVAVFTNLTHEHLDYHGDMEGYYAAKARLFRGLQPGAAAVVNIDDPYGRRLAEEIPAGVRTLTYGFSEGADIRAEDVHLTGPGARYRLITPVGEADVEAPHLFGTYNVSNAMAAVGAGLALGFSLQDAVAALGTAKGAPGRFERIDEGQDFTVVVDYAHTPDGFEKLLSDVARIKEPGSRVIMVFGSAGQRDPSKRPDMGRIAGEYCDVLVLTEEDPRTEDAMEIARQIASGVARDEVEIHLIEDRVEAIREAIRMARTGDIVLITGKGQETELEVQHPTTWRGDVVEAVDALRDRAREEARGVRA from the coding sequence TTGAAGTTGGTCGATTTGCTGTCGGCCCTGGACCCCGTGCAGGTGCTGGAGGCTCCCGACGTCACCGTGACCGGCATCGCCGCCGATTCCCGCGCGGTGAGGCCCGGCGACCTGTTCGTGTGCATTCCGGGCGCGCACGTGGATGCGCACCAGTTCATCCCGGATGCCCTCCGGCGCGGGGCGGTGGCGGTAGTCACGCAGCGCCCCTGGGCGGTTCCGACCGGCATCGGCGCGGCGGTGGTGCCCGACGCCCGGCTGGCCCTCAGCGCCCTGGCCGACCGCTTCTACGGACATCCCTCCCGCGCGCTCCGGATGGTGGGGGTCACGGGAACCAACGGCAAGACCACGACGGCCTTCCTGGTGGAGGCCATCGCCCGCACGGCCGGCAAGGCGATGGGGGTGATCGGCACGGCAGGCATGATGCTGGGCCGGGAGGTGCTGGAGGGCAAGTCGGGGTACACCACGCCCGAGCCCCAGACGATTCACCGGCTGCTGGCTGCGATGCTGCAGCGCGGGGCCTGGGGCGCGGTGATGGAGGTCTCCAGCCACGCGCTGGAGCAGCGGCGCACGGACCACTGCCGGTTCGACGTCGCCGTCTTCACCAACCTCACCCACGAGCACCTGGATTACCACGGCGACATGGAGGGCTACTACGCCGCCAAGGCCCGGCTCTTCCGCGGGCTGCAGCCGGGCGCGGCCGCGGTGGTGAACATCGACGACCCCTACGGCCGCCGGTTGGCGGAGGAGATCCCCGCCGGAGTGCGCACCCTTACATACGGCTTCAGTGAGGGGGCGGATATCCGGGCCGAGGACGTGCACCTCACCGGCCCGGGCGCCCGCTACCGGCTCATCACGCCGGTGGGCGAGGCCGACGTGGAGGCCCCGCACCTCTTCGGCACCTACAATGTGTCCAACGCCATGGCCGCGGTGGGGGCCGGTCTGGCCCTGGGCTTCTCGCTGCAGGACGCCGTCGCGGCGCTCGGCACGGCCAAGGGCGCGCCGGGCCGGTTCGAGCGCATCGACGAAGGACAGGACTTCACGGTGGTGGTGGATTACGCCCACACGCCGGACGGCTTCGAGAAGCTGCTCTCCGACGTGGCCCGGATCAAGGAGCCGGGCTCCCGGGTGATCATGGTCTTCGGTTCGGCCGGCCAGCGGGATCCGTCGAAGCGGCCCGACATGGGCCGGATCGCCGGCGAGTACTGCGACGTGCTGGTCCTGACGGAGGAGGATCCCCGCACCGAGGACGCGATGGAGATCGCGCGGCAGATCGCCTCGGGCGTGGCCCGGGACGAGGTGGAGATCCACCTGATCGAGGACCGGGTGGAGGCCATCCGGGAGGCGATCCGCATGGCCCGCACCGGCGACATTGTGCTCATCACCGGCAAGGGGCAGGAGACGGAGCTGGAGGTGCAGCACCCGACCACCTGGCGGGGCGACGTCGTGGAGGCGGTGGACGCGCTGCGGGACCGCGCCCGGGAGGAGGCCCGGGGCGTGCGGGCGTAG